One part of the Sorangiineae bacterium MSr11954 genome encodes these proteins:
- the istA gene encoding IS21 family transposase — protein MSERVSMRKVREVLRLKFECGRSHAEIAASVAIGETTVGDYLARARAAGLAWAEARLLSDAEVEGRLFHDGGRNEPPSRVPIDFAWVHRELSRPAVTLQTLWVEYRDGAMGQAPLKAYEYSRFCALYAQWKKKLSVVMRQVHRAGEKMFIDYSGRKPHVVHPSTGEVYEVELFVAVLGASNYTYAEATRTQKVADFVGSTIRAFEYFGCVPEVVVPDQLRSAVSGPDRYEPDINPTYLEMAQHYGVTVIPARPRKPRDKAKVEGGVLIAQRWILAALRNRTFFSPGELNVAVRELLEQLNKRPFQKLEGCRHSAFETIDKPAMRPLPAHRYQIAKWRKVKVNIDYCVDYEHRLYSVPYTMVGAEVEIRATATSVEILHQSERVASHVRSYGPKGTAVICDEHRPREHRDYGKWPPERVVAWAESIGDQVGEFARRALGQRTHPETGYRTCLGVIRLADRYGKARVNAACARALSIGSPTCKSVTAILKNGLDRAPRVEPPTRAPIAHEHIRGASYFDTEDERDPGRNDSEARRDEAARDGTDGARDARVSPDGTPLH, from the coding sequence ATGTCGGAGCGAGTGTCCATGCGGAAGGTCCGAGAAGTTCTCAGATTGAAGTTCGAGTGCGGGCGCAGCCACGCCGAGATCGCGGCGTCGGTGGCAATCGGTGAGACGACCGTCGGCGATTACCTGGCGCGCGCACGTGCCGCGGGGCTCGCGTGGGCGGAGGCCCGGTTGCTGAGCGACGCCGAGGTGGAGGGGCGGTTGTTCCACGATGGTGGCCGTAACGAGCCGCCGTCGCGCGTGCCGATCGATTTCGCGTGGGTGCATCGAGAGCTGTCGCGTCCGGCGGTCACGTTGCAAACGTTGTGGGTCGAGTACCGCGATGGGGCGATGGGTCAGGCACCGCTCAAAGCCTACGAATACAGCCGCTTTTGCGCCTTGTATGCCCAGTGGAAGAAGAAGCTGAGCGTCGTCATGCGCCAGGTGCATCGTGCCGGCGAAAAGATGTTCATCGATTACTCAGGGAGAAAGCCACACGTCGTCCATCCATCGACCGGAGAGGTTTACGAAGTCGAGCTGTTCGTCGCGGTGCTCGGCGCGAGCAACTATACGTACGCCGAGGCGACGCGCACGCAGAAGGTCGCCGACTTCGTCGGCTCGACGATCCGCGCCTTCGAGTACTTCGGCTGCGTCCCCGAGGTCGTCGTGCCCGATCAACTTCGCAGCGCCGTTTCGGGGCCGGATCGGTACGAGCCGGACATCAACCCGACCTACCTCGAGATGGCGCAGCACTACGGCGTAACGGTGATTCCGGCGCGGCCGAGAAAGCCGAGGGACAAAGCGAAGGTCGAGGGAGGCGTTTTGATCGCGCAGCGGTGGATCCTCGCGGCGCTCCGGAATCGGACTTTCTTCTCACCCGGTGAGCTCAATGTGGCGGTCCGCGAGCTGCTCGAGCAGCTCAACAAGCGCCCGTTTCAAAAGCTCGAAGGATGCCGGCACTCGGCCTTCGAGACGATCGACAAGCCCGCCATGCGCCCTCTGCCCGCTCACCGCTACCAGATCGCGAAGTGGCGAAAGGTGAAGGTCAATATTGATTACTGCGTCGACTACGAGCACCGACTGTACAGCGTGCCGTACACGATGGTGGGGGCCGAGGTGGAGATTCGTGCAACCGCGACGAGTGTCGAGATCCTGCACCAGAGCGAGCGCGTGGCGTCCCACGTGCGCAGTTATGGTCCGAAGGGCACGGCGGTGATCTGCGACGAACACCGGCCACGCGAGCACCGCGACTATGGCAAGTGGCCGCCCGAGCGCGTGGTCGCGTGGGCCGAGAGCATTGGCGATCAGGTCGGTGAATTCGCGCGTCGGGCTCTCGGGCAGCGTACGCACCCAGAGACCGGATACCGTACCTGCCTCGGGGTGATTCGGCTCGCCGACCGATACGGCAAGGCTCGCGTGAATGCGGCGTGTGCTCGTGCGCTGAGCATCGGCAGCCCCACGTGCAAGAGCGTGACGGCGATTCTCAAAAATGGCCTCGACCGCGCGCCGCGGGTCGAGCCCCCAACTCGAGCGCCCATCGCGCACGAGCACATTCGCGGCGCAAGCTACTTCGATACGGAGGATGAACGTGATCCTGGAAGAAACGATTCAGAAGCTCGTCGAGATGAAGCTGCACGTGATGGCACAGACGGTGCGCGAGATGCACGCGTCTCCCCCGACGGAACCCCTCTCCACTGA